In Synergistaceae bacterium DZ-S4, the genomic window ATCGACAGAGGGCGCGTCTCAACCGAAATGTCTCGTACTTTATATGCATATGACAAAGGGGCAGCTATGCCGTTTCTTTCTGTGAGACCTTCGTATTGCCCTTTGAGCCATACTATCCTGCCTGAGGTATATTCAACTTTATGCTGTACAATGCGGACGTTTCCATCGTAGGCTTCAAAGTATTCTCCTAATATTCTTACTCTCAGTTCCCGGCCGCTGTAGCACCATGGGATCCCGTACATGGCACCGTCATAACTTATAAATCCGTCGCGTGTGACTTTTCTTACCTCCCAACGATATTTATCTCTCGTTTCTTGAGACGGAAGTGCCAGCAGAGGTTCTTTCATCAGGCTCTCAAGAGGGATCTCTCCTGTTGTGCCGTGCCTTTTGCTGTCAGCTTTCTGACACCATGCAATTGCATGACGGTTGAGATCTTCAGCATCTGTAAAGGTCCTCCCGGGGAGAAAATTGTCTTTGACATAGTCAACGAGCCTTTCAACTTTCCCTTTTGTCTGAGGCCTCTTAGGCCGGCATACCTTGGGTATAAATCCCATGTCAGATGCAAAATCCTCAAACCGTTTGTTCCATAGAGGCTTGCCTGCTTCGCTGCCGTCGATCACCGTCTTCATCCTGTCGGTCAAAACAATCTCAGGGACACCGTCAAAGTATTCAAATGCGTTTACTATGCAGCGAAGAAGGCTGTAGAAGTCGCATCTCTTTGTAAATTCAAGGTATTTGGTTCTGGAACTGCCAAGGATCATCATAAATGCCGGCGCTTTATGGACTATTCCTTTTTCATCTATGTAATGCACTATGCCCCAGTCCATTTGAGCCTGTTTCCCGGGAAGCGTTTCATAGCGCCTTACCGCTGGAGTATTCCTTGGCGGTCGCTTATCCTGGACATAATCTTTGATTATTGTTATCCCACCATCATAACCGGCATCCTGAATACGCTCCATTATTACTACGCAGTTGAAAATACCACGGGACATCAAAGTGTTGACCTGTAACTTGTATGGGTCTAATTTCGACGGACATTTCCTCTTCTTCAAACCATGATCTTCAGGTACATCTTTGATATATTTCTTCGCAGTGTTCTTGGATATGCCCAATTTCTTCCCTATTGCGTACGCTGTTTGACCAGATTGTGCTTCCTGTCTTATCATCAGTATTA contains:
- the istA gene encoding IS21 family transposase, with the translated sequence MIRSGLILMIRQEAQSGQTAYAIGKKLGISKNTAKKYIKDVPEDHGLKKRKCPSKLDPYKLQVNTLMSRGIFNCVVIMERIQDAGYDGGITIIKDYVQDKRPPRNTPAVRRYETLPGKQAQMDWGIVHYIDEKGIVHKAPAFMMILGSSRTKYLEFTKRCDFYSLLRCIVNAFEYFDGVPEIVLTDRMKTVIDGSEAGKPLWNKRFEDFASDMGFIPKVCRPKRPQTKGKVERLVDYVKDNFLPGRTFTDAEDLNRHAIAWCQKADSKRHGTTGEIPLESLMKEPLLALPSQETRDKYRWEVRKVTRDGFISYDGAMYGIPWCYSGRELRVRILGEYFEAYDGNVRIVQHKVEYTSGRIVWLKGQYEGLTERNGIAAPLSYAYKVRDISVETRPLSIYDQAAGVM